Sequence from the Corallococcus sp. EGB genome:
ACGTAGATGGGGAAGGCCATCCGTTGGATCCAACGGTAGTCCACCAGGCACACCATCAACACGGCGCCAATGCCCACGGCCAGGTAGAGCGCCTGGCTGTGCCACACGGGTGCCATGGGGGGCCGGGCGGCGGACGCCAGGTTCCAGATGCCCAGGAAGCACACGCCCAGCACGCACACGACGAGCGCCCACGGCACGTGGGGCATCATCCGGCGCTCAATCCGCAGTTGCACTGTCGTCTCCGGTTTCCGAGGGCGGCTGGATGGGCTCGCCCGGCCGGCTCACCGGCGGGGGCGGCACCACGGCGCGGGTGAGCGCCGCTTCATCCAGGCTGGGCGCCGGCGGCAGCGACGGCGTGTAGGGCTGGTTGGCGCGGGGCGGCGGCGACGTGGCGTCCTGCGCCTTCATTTCGAAGTACTTCTTCATCACGGCCAGCGCCGTGGGCGCCGCGTCCACGCCGCCGTGGCCGCCGTGCTCGTTGAGCACCACCACGGCCAGCTCCGGCTTGTCCGCGGGCGCGAAGCCGGCGAACCACGCGTGGTCGCGCTCGAAGTAGCTCATCTGGTGCGTCTTCAGGCGCACCGTGCCGATGCGCGCCACCTGCGCGGTGCCCGTCTTGGCCGCCACCAGCATGTCCGGGGGCAGGCCCGACTTCTGCCGGGCGCGGTACGCGGTGCCGCCGGGCTCCTGCGCCACCGCCTCCAGGCCCTCCACGATGGCCTTCAGGTGCGCGGGGTTGATGTCCACCTTGGACACCACCTCCGGCTTGAACTCCTCCGTCACCTGTCCGTCCAGGTTCTCCAGCCGCTGCACCATCTGCGGCTTGTAGAGCTTCCCGCCGTTGGCCACGGCCGCGTACACCAGCGCCAGCTGCAGGGGCGTGACGTTGTCGTCTCCCTGCCCGATGGCGCTGTTGAGCGCCATGCCCTTGGTGTAGCCGCCCGGCGAGGCTTTGTCGTGGTACGCGCTGGACGGCATGATGCCCGGCACCTCCGCCACCACGCCGATGCCGGTGGGGCGGCCCAGGCCCAGCGACTTGCCCATCTCCGCGATGGGGTCCAGGCCGATGGTGTCCGCCACCTTGTAGAACCACGAGTCGCACGACGCCTTCATGGCGCCCCGGGCGTCCAGGGGCCCGTGGCCGCTGTCCTTGTGGCAGCGCCACACGCGCGCGCCCAGCCGGTAGCCGCCGGAGCAGTTCACCACCGTCTCCGGGCGGAACACGCCGGACTTGAAGGCCGCCAGCTGCGTCACGACCTTGAAGGTGGAGCCGGGGCTGTAGTGCTCCGCGGCCACGCGGTTGATCATCGGGTGGAGCGGATCCCTCGCCAGCGTGGCCATCTGCTGCGGCGTCACGCGGCCGGTGAGCAGGTTGGGGTCGAAGCCGGGGCGGGACACCAGCGCCTTGATGAAGCCGGTGTTCACGTCGATGGCCACCACCGCGCCCGTCACGCCCGGGAACGCGCGCTCCGCCTCCTCCTGCAGGCGCATGTCGATGGAGAGCACCACGTTGCTGCCGGCCGTGGGAGGAATGACCGCGTTCTCCCCCAGCATGACGTTGAGCTCTTCAATCGTCTGGCCGCGCGCGTTCACCACCTCCTTGCGAACGCCGTCCTGCCCGCGCAGCTTGGATTCGAAGTAGCGCTCCAGGCCGCGCCGGCCGATGTAGTCCCCCAGGGCGTACTTGGCGCCGTCCGCGTTGAGGCGGTCCAGCTCCTCCTGGGTGATTTCGTTCATGTAGCCCAGCACGTGCGACAGCACCGTGTCCGCGCGGTAGTTGCGGTGCGGCACGGGCACCACCTCCACGCCGTCCAGGATGTCGCGCCGGGCGTTGAGCCGGTCGTACTCGTCCCGCGTCAGGTCCACGCGCACCGGCACCGGCTGGAAGGGCGCGTTGCGGCGGCTCGCGCGGATGAGGTCTTCAATCTTCTTGCGCTGATCCCCGTCCCACTGGAGCAGCTCCGCCAGACGCGGAATGACCTGCTCGAAGCAGTCCGTGCAGAAGGCGGGCGTGACGAAGGCGTCGAAGGAGGGACGGCTGTCCACCAGGATGGTGCCGCGCGCGTCCTTGATGACGCCGCGGTCGGCGCGCAGGCGCACCTCCTTCACGAAGTTCGCCACGCTCTTGGCGGCGTACTCCTCATGGCGGATGAGCTGGAGCCGGTACAGCTGGATGGCCAGCGCCACCATGCCCAGCGACATGGCCAGGCCCAGCCACAGGAAGCGGCGCTTCAGGTCCCGGCCCGGGGTGGTGTTGCCAATGGTCGGAGGCGTCAACGGAGCAACCCCGCCGGGCGCTCCTGCGCCACTTCGAACCGCTTGAACAGCGGGAAGAGGAGCAGCGCCGCCGCGCCCGTGAGCGCCAGCTGCACCGGCATGCCGGAGAGCAGCGGCGTCGTGGAGCCGTCCTTCACCGTGAGCCAGGTGAAGAACGTGGACAAGACGCCGTGGCCCAGGTCCGCGCCCATGGCGAACAGCGCGAAGGCCACCGGCCCGCGCACGTCCACGAACGACGCCACCAGCCGGCCCACCAGGAAGGTGAACACGGCCAGGAAGGTGAACAGGCCCGTGGGCTGCCCGCTCATCAGGTCCAGGAGGTAGCCCACCGCGAAGGCGGAGCACGCCCCTTCCGTGAGGCTCGCCCGGAGCGCGAGGAAGGCCACCAGCACCACCGTGACGTCCACGCGGCCCAGCACCAGCCCCGCCTGCTGGACGAACACGGACTCCAGCGTGAGCAGCACCAGCGCCAGGATGACGGTCACCAGGAACTTCATTTCTGCGTGCCCTCCGCGGCGGCCCCGCCGGTGGCGGCCATCTCACTGTACGGACTGCCCACCACCAGGACCTCCTCCAGCCGGCTGGTGTCCACCGCGGGCGTGATGTCCGCGCCCTGGAACATGCCGTGCTCCTTCTTCTCCAGCTGCGTCACGCGCCCCACGACCAGCCCCGGCGGATAGATGCCGTCCGTGCCGGAGGTGATGATGAGGTCGCCGTTCTCCACGTCCTCCGTGCGCAGCATGTTCTCCAGCGTCAGGGGGCCGTTGCCCGCGCCCGCCGCCGTGCCGCGCGCCCGGGAGCGCTGCACCCGCACCGCCACCCGGCTCTGCGGATCCGTCACCAGCGCCACGTCCGCGTAGCCGCCCGTGGACCGGATGACCTGCCCGACGATGCCGTCCGGCGTCACCACCGACATGCCCCGGAACACCCCGTCCTTCTCCCCGCTGCTGATCCGCACCGACAGGAGCTTCGCCACCGGATTGACGCCCACCACCCGCGCCGGAATCTCCGGACCGGGCACGGCCTCCGCGTACGCCAGGAGCTTGCGCAGCCGCCCGTTCTCCGCGCGCGTCTCGCCCAGCGCCTGCACCGTCGCCCGCAGCTGCATGTTCTCCAGCCGCAGCGCGTCATTGTCCTGACGCACGCCACGCAGGTCCAGGTAGTTGCGCACCGCGGCCACGGCGCCGTCAATGCCGGCGGTGAGCCCCTGCTGCACGGGGGCCGTGAGCGCGATGACGCCCCGGTCGACGAAGTTCGGGTCGCGGCCGCGCCGGCCGCCCAGCAGGAAGGCGCCGAGCGGGTACAGCAGGAGGGCGGCCACGAGGAGGAAGCGGCGGTACCGCTTGAGAAGAGACAGCACGGACGGGGGCTTTCCCGGGGTGGGCGGAGGACGGGGGTGAAAGGGGGGCGAGGGGCGGGCTAAGCTGGCTGAATCGCTTGCATTTTCCGGTCTGTTGTCCTACGCAGTCAAGGCCCGGATGAGGGGGTGTTGACACTCATGCATCCCCACCGGCCGGGCTACCAACAACACGGCGCCGCGAGACCTTCCGCAAGGTGATTCGCGGGCGCTTCCGACCGTGAAGTGACGACAATGGACGGTTTGAATCCCCGGAAGGTCTTCTCCCTCCTGTTCATCATCGGCATGGCCGTGGTGTTCACGCTCCAGTTCGGCCCCGGCAGCAACGGGTTCGGCTCGAGCGGCGGCGGCCAGGCGCCCGGCGCCGGCGCGGCCGCGACGGTGAACGGCAAGGAGATCCCCCTGCGCGACTTCAGCATGGCCTGGTCGCGGCAGATGAACTTCCTGCGCTCGCAGGGCAACCCCATCCCGGAGTCGGTCGCCCGCCAGTTCGGCCTGGACAAGCAGGTGCTCGACCGGCTGGTGAACGCGGAGCTGCTCGCCCAGTCGGCGGAGCGCCACGGCATCACGCCGTCGGATGAGGAGCTGCGGAAGATCATCCACGAGAACACCGACTTCCACTCCAAGGAGGGCGCGTTCGACTTCGCCCGCTACCAGCAGGTGCTGCGCGACTTCTACCGCCGCACGCCGCAGGAGTACGAGGAGGAGCTGCGCCGCCAGCTGGCCGCCCAGAAGATGCTGGACGTGGTGCGCACGGGCGCCGTGGTGTCGGACGACGAGGTCCGCGCCCGCTACGAGAAGGAAGGCAACCAGGCGAAGCTGGTGTTCGCCCGCTTCCTGCCCACGATGTACGCGGACAAGGTCCCCGCCCCCACGCCCGCGAAGCTCGCGGAGTTCCAGAAGGCGCATGAGAAGGAGATCGCCGACTACTACGCGGCGAACAGCTTCGTCTACAACGTGCCGGAGCGGATCCGCGCCCGGCAGATCCTGGTGAAGGTCGCCCCGGACGCCACGCCCGAGCAGAAGGCCCAGGCGAAGGCGAAGGCGGAGGACCTGCGCAAGCAGGTTGAAGGCGGCAAGGACTTCGCCACGCTGGCGAAGGAGACCAGCGACGACACCGCCACCAAGGGCAAGGGCGGAGAGCTGGGCTGGGTGGAGCGCACCACGTGGGACCCGGCGCTGGCGGACGCGGCGTTCGCGCTGAAGGCCGGGGAAGTGACGCAGCCGGTGGAGTCCGCGCTGGGCGTGCACCTGGTGAAGGTGGAGGAGAAGAAGGAAGCCCAGGCCAAGAAGCTGGACGACGTGAAGGGAGAAATCGCCACCACGCTCTACAAGCAGGAGCAGGCCAAGGGGCTGGCGAAGGCGGAGGCGGAGAAGGCCCTGGCGGCGGCGAAGGCCGGCAAGTCCCTGAAGGACCAGTTCCCCGTGCCCGCCGGCCAGCAGCCCGCGCTCTTGCGCTTCGAGGCGGAGACCAAGCCGGAGGCCGTGGAGACGGACAGCTTCACCGCGCAGGGTGACTCCGTGCCGCACCTGGGCCCGGCGCCGGCCCTGGTGAAGGCCACCTTCGAGGCCAGCGGCCCGACGGTGCTGGGCGAGGTCTTCACCGTGGGCGACGCGAACATCGTCGCGCAGGTGGTGGAGCGCGAGAAGCCGGACACCGCGGGCTTCGACAAGCGCAAGGAGGAGCTGCGCACCCAGGCCCGTCAGGCCAAGCAGATCGAGCTGACGGAGTCCTTCCTCAAGTCGCTGAAGAAGAGCGGCAACGTCGCCATCAACACCGAGGCCATCGACTCGGTGTTGGGCTCCGCGGGGTAGTCACCCGCCGGAGCGGGCGTAGGGGACCTCGCGAGGGGGCCCCTCCGTTGAAGGGGCCTCGGAGACCGCGATGCGGTCCCGGCCCCGCCCCTTGGCCGCGTACATGGCGAAGTCCGCCGCGCGGATGAGGTCCGTGGACGTGGTGGCGTGGTTCGGGAACGAGGCCACCCCCACGCTCGCGGTGAGCGCCACGTCCAGCCCCTGCTCGCGCAGGAAGCGCTGGTTGCGGAACGCCTCGCAGATGCGCTGGGCAATGACCTTGGCGCCCTCCGTGTCCGTTTCGATCAACATCACCGCGAACTCGTCGCCGCCGTAGCGGAAGACGGCGTCCAGGTTGTGGCGGCCCAGGCTGATGAGCAGGTCCCCCACCTCCTTGAGCGTGGCGCTGCCCACCAGGTGCCCGTGCCGGTCGTTGATGGACTTGAAGTGGTCCAGGTCCAGGAACACCAGTGACAACGGGTGGCGGAAGCGCGCCGAGCGCTTCACCTCCTGCTCCAGCTGCGCGCGCAGGTGCCGCGCGTTGAAGCAGCCGGTGTGCTCATCCGTGATGGTGAGCTCCTGCACGCGGCGGAAGTTTCGCGCGTTCTCGATGGCGATGGCCGCGTAGTCCGCGATGGCGGACAGGGCGGTGAGGTCGTCATGCGTGAAGCCGGGCTCGGTGGGGCCGTTGACCAGCTCAATCACGCCCAGCACCCGCTCGCGCGCCACCAGCGGCACGGCGAGCAGCGAGCGCGTGTGGAAGGCGGAGGCCTGGTCGAAGCGGGGGGCGAAGCTGGCGTCGCCGGCCACGTCGTGCACGAGCCGCGCGACGCCGGAGGC
This genomic interval carries:
- the mrdA gene encoding penicillin-binding protein 2, which codes for MTPPTIGNTTPGRDLKRRFLWLGLAMSLGMVALAIQLYRLQLIRHEEYAAKSVANFVKEVRLRADRGVIKDARGTILVDSRPSFDAFVTPAFCTDCFEQVIPRLAELLQWDGDQRKKIEDLIRASRRNAPFQPVPVRVDLTRDEYDRLNARRDILDGVEVVPVPHRNYRADTVLSHVLGYMNEITQEELDRLNADGAKYALGDYIGRRGLERYFESKLRGQDGVRKEVVNARGQTIEELNVMLGENAVIPPTAGSNVVLSIDMRLQEEAERAFPGVTGAVVAIDVNTGFIKALVSRPGFDPNLLTGRVTPQQMATLARDPLHPMINRVAAEHYSPGSTFKVVTQLAAFKSGVFRPETVVNCSGGYRLGARVWRCHKDSGHGPLDARGAMKASCDSWFYKVADTIGLDPIAEMGKSLGLGRPTGIGVVAEVPGIMPSSAYHDKASPGGYTKGMALNSAIGQGDDNVTPLQLALVYAAVANGGKLYKPQMVQRLENLDGQVTEEFKPEVVSKVDINPAHLKAIVEGLEAVAQEPGGTAYRARQKSGLPPDMLVAAKTGTAQVARIGTVRLKTHQMSYFERDHAWFAGFAPADKPELAVVVLNEHGGHGGVDAAPTALAVMKKYFEMKAQDATSPPPRANQPYTPSLPPAPSLDEAALTRAVVPPPPVSRPGEPIQPPSETGDDSATAD
- the mreC gene encoding rod shape-determining protein MreC, which encodes MLSLLKRYRRFLLVAALLLYPLGAFLLGGRRGRDPNFVDRGVIALTAPVQQGLTAGIDGAVAAVRNYLDLRGVRQDNDALRLENMQLRATVQALGETRAENGRLRKLLAYAEAVPGPEIPARVVGVNPVAKLLSVRISSGEKDGVFRGMSVVTPDGIVGQVIRSTGGYADVALVTDPQSRVAVRVQRSRARGTAAGAGNGPLTLENMLRTEDVENGDLIITSGTDGIYPPGLVVGRVTQLEKKEHGMFQGADITPAVDTSRLEEVLVVGSPYSEMAATGGAAAEGTQK
- a CDS encoding peptidylprolyl isomerase, with the protein product MDGLNPRKVFSLLFIIGMAVVFTLQFGPGSNGFGSSGGGQAPGAGAAATVNGKEIPLRDFSMAWSRQMNFLRSQGNPIPESVARQFGLDKQVLDRLVNAELLAQSAERHGITPSDEELRKIIHENTDFHSKEGAFDFARYQQVLRDFYRRTPQEYEEELRRQLAAQKMLDVVRTGAVVSDDEVRARYEKEGNQAKLVFARFLPTMYADKVPAPTPAKLAEFQKAHEKEIADYYAANSFVYNVPERIRARQILVKVAPDATPEQKAQAKAKAEDLRKQVEGGKDFATLAKETSDDTATKGKGGELGWVERTTWDPALADAAFALKAGEVTQPVESALGVHLVKVEEKKEAQAKKLDDVKGEIATTLYKQEQAKGLAKAEAEKALAAAKAGKSLKDQFPVPAGQQPALLRFEAETKPEAVETDSFTAQGDSVPHLGPAPALVKATFEASGPTVLGEVFTVGDANIVAQVVEREKPDTAGFDKRKEELRTQARQAKQIELTESFLKSLKKSGNVAINTEAIDSVLGSAG
- a CDS encoding sensor domain-containing diguanylate cyclase; protein product: MNPADLLSAMKRTVEQLAAYNEMAKALTSTLELREVLALVMQKVSALLKPRNWSLILQDERSGKLYFEIAVGEGAEALKALQLNPGEGIAGAVFASGVARLVHDVAGDASFAPRFDQASAFHTRSLLAVPLVARERVLGVIELVNGPTEPGFTHDDLTALSAIADYAAIAIENARNFRRVQELTITDEHTGCFNARHLRAQLEQEVKRSARFRHPLSLVFLDLDHFKSINDRHGHLVGSATLKEVGDLLISLGRHNLDAVFRYGGDEFAVMLIETDTEGAKVIAQRICEAFRNQRFLREQGLDVALTASVGVASFPNHATTSTDLIRAADFAMYAAKGRGRDRIAVSEAPSTEGPPREVPYARSGG